DNA from Equus asinus isolate D_3611 breed Donkey chromosome 22, EquAss-T2T_v2, whole genome shotgun sequence:
tctctctctctctgccacactCGGCCACACTTCACAAGGAGAAGTACCATGCAGTGGGAGGGGAAGGACGCTGTTCTCCTGCGCACCCAGGAGTCCCCCTGAAGCTGACACAGCCCCCTCCGCCACCCCACATCcagtctttcctctccctcctcacctcagatggcaaagagcggCTGGGCAGAAGGGCAGCAGGTGCGAGTGAGCCAGCAGGGGAAGGGCCAGGGCGGTTACAAGTCTGActgattttcacatttattttagccctcccacccccatcctttTCTGCTTCAGTAGGAATCAAGACAGACAAGGGAGAGTGGGATTCCAAGCAGATTTAGAGTGTGGAAAACACATGCGTGTGTAAAGCGTGTACCACAGGCCGgccctgtgctaagcattttgccttgacggctcatttaattctcacaacacccCGATAGTAAATACTATTACTGTCCCATTTTGAATTTTGCAGAGGAGAGAAGTGAGGCTGAAAGAGGTAAACTCGCACAGCTAGAGTGAGGAGTCTGGGTTTTAACGCTTGcagcctgactccttcctgcCACAGTGGGTCTTTTGCTGTGACTTCCCCTCTAACTGGATTGGGGGAAGGCAGGAAAAACCCTGACCCTCTCCCACCGAGCTTCAGCCAGTGATACTGCTTCCCGGATGAGAAGGGCGGCCCCAAAGCCCGCAGCAAGGCCGGCGCCACGGCCACCATCCCTCCAGACTCCTCACAGCTCTGCAGCAGCCCAGACCCGCTGGCCCTCCAGGACTGGAGGTGCTCCCGACAGAAAGTCAGGTTAGTGTCGTCCTCCCAGGGAAGAAGGGAATCAGGGCTTGGAGACAACTGGCTTTCCTGCCTGTTCCACAGATGTTCTCAGGGATGAAttcggggcgggggtggggtggtgagagtgtgtgtgtgtgtgtgcacaaatgTCCCACATCCATAGCCCAAATAGCAAGATGGAGCAAGAGCCCCTCAGCAGGCCCGTATGAAAGGGCCAAGGGGGGAAGCGCCAGGAGAGGAATGAATGTTGGAGCCCACCTGGCACTGGGGAGTGGATGGGACTGGCCAGCTGGGAAGAAATCTGGTTGGACACAAACAGTTCTGGTCTTTCCCATCACTGAGGCCCCTTAACAAGGCATCTCTGCTCTTGCGTCAAAGCTGACAAGGGAGTTGTTTACTATTTATCCACAGTTCGAGGGCTAAGCTTCCCTTCTTGCCTCTCCACACCAAGAATCTTTCCCCAAAGCCTCATGGCCCCTGTGGCCCGCTGCTTTGGGGACATAAGGCTGCTTTAGAGGTCTCGTTTTTCTTCCAaccctctcttctccccattaGGCATTTGCTGGTCCTGATGTCAGTCATGCCCAGCATGGGGCCAGGCCCCTCTGAGGGCTTCACCACCGCGCCCACCAGCGACCTTGAAGAGATCCACAATTGGAACGAACTGCTCCACTTCTTCAACCACACTCTGCCCGAGTGTGAAATGGAGCTTGACGAGAACACCAAGCGAGTGGTCCTCTTTGTCCTCTACCTGGCCATCTTTGTGGTTGGGCTGGTGGAGAACATCCTGGTGATATGTGTCAACTGGCGCTGCTCAGGCCAGGCGGGGCTGCTGAGCCTCTACATCCTTAACATGGCCGTAGCAGACCTGGGCATCGTCCTGTCTCTGCCCGTGTGGATGCTGGAGGTCACACTGGACTACACCTGGCTCTGGGGCAACTTCTTCTGCCGCTTCACTCACTACTTCTACTTTACCAACATGTACAGCAGCATCTTCTTCCTGGTGTGCCTCAGTGTTGACCGCTACGTCACCCTCACCaactcctctccctcctggcaGCGCCACCAGCATAAAGTGAGGCGGGCAGTGTGTGCAGGCGTCTGGGTCCTCTCGGCCATCATCCCACTACCCGAGGTGGTCCACATCCAGCTGGTGGAGAGCTCTGAGCCCATGTGCCTCTTCCTGGCACCCTTTGAAACATACAGCACGTGGGCCCTGGCGGTGGCCTTGTCAAGCACTGTCCTGGGCTTCCTGCTGCCCTTCCCTCTCATCGCAGTCTTCAATGTGCTGATAGCCTGCCGGCTTCAGAAGGCAGGATGGCCCGAGGGCCGACGCCACTGCCTGCTGGTGTGTGCCTACGTAGCTGTCTTTGTCATCTGCTGGCTGCCCTACCACGTGACCCTGCTGCTGCTCACACTGCATGGGACCCACGTCTCCCTCCACTGCTACCTGACCCACCTGCTCTACTTCTTCTATGACATCATTGATTGCTTCTCCATGCTCCACTGTGTC
Protein-coding regions in this window:
- the GPR182 gene encoding G-protein coupled receptor 182 encodes the protein MSVMPSMGPGPSEGFTTAPTSDLEEIHNWNELLHFFNHTLPECEMELDENTKRVVLFVLYLAIFVVGLVENILVICVNWRCSGQAGLLSLYILNMAVADLGIVLSLPVWMLEVTLDYTWLWGNFFCRFTHYFYFTNMYSSIFFLVCLSVDRYVTLTNSSPSWQRHQHKVRRAVCAGVWVLSAIIPLPEVVHIQLVESSEPMCLFLAPFETYSTWALAVALSSTVLGFLLPFPLIAVFNVLIACRLQKAGWPEGRRHCLLVCAYVAVFVICWLPYHVTLLLLTLHGTHVSLHCYLTHLLYFFYDIIDCFSMLHCVVNPILYNFLSPSFRGRLLNAVVHYLPKVQAREGRHASSSSSSTQHSIVITKEDMQPTAAGHPNLNFQAPNTSSIPAPRTLQPAEADSSRLHQ